GTGCAGAGCGGCCCGGGGATGCAGGTGGGCCCGGCACGGGCGTGCAGGGGATCCCGGTGCCCGCGGaagggccggggccggggccggtcccccccctctccccgccccgGAAGGCGGAGGGCGTCGCGTTGCGGCGAAGCGGCGGCCTTGGGGCGATGGTGCTGCTGAGCGCTCCGTGCTGGCTCCGCAGCCGCCTCACCGACCGCTTCTGGAGGGTGCAGGAGGTGCTCAAGTATGCGCGGGTGAGTGTCCCCGCCAtccccggcggccccgcggctCTCAccgctcggcggcggcggccgacCCCCGGGTCCCGGGAGCGAGCGGCCTGTCGCCTCGTTCGGGGGCCCCCAAGTCCTTCCCCAGCCGAGGGAACTCCGGCAGCGAGCGATATAGTGGCGCTCATTTTGTCCTAGAAACGTCGAGGATCCGTGAAGTTGAGTCACGTCAGTTTAGCGTTTGCTCGCCGTGTAAACGTGCCTGTGTTTGATGAAAGCTGGAGGCCATGGCCGCGCCTGGCGTTTGTGCCCTGTGCATGTGGGTGGCTGCGAGTAAAAGTGAGCACAAGCACCACGGGAGGAGCAGTCTGTAAATACTGTAGACTGGCGTTGGTTGTGGcgttttggtgtttgtttctcttttttaactGAGCAAAGGAccgggggaggggaaaaaaaaaacaaaccattttaaaaacattttaacctGGCTCTTCAAGTGCGTTTTAGAAGGTGAAAGAGGCTGCTTCACAGCGTGATTTCAGCTGAAGTTCAGGCTGTTGTGCCTAGGCTCAGGAAGAACCCTTTTCCAGGGGAGACTGTTGGCATCCTGGGAGATAGAACGTCTTGCTGTAGTATTGCCATGGAAAATGTTGAAGCGAGTGACAGCATCTTGCCCTTGCAGTGCCTGAGCTGCCCACGGGACCAGTAGTTACCTATTAGTTACCAGTAGTTAACTTATTTCTCTGATTGTGCAGCAGCGgcttcttctttctccttcatgtTAGATGGATGTCAGAGGTAGCTCCAGTAAACTTCTGTCATCATGCTTTCAGTTTGGACAACTGCAATGTTTTTGACATATCAGAGGCTCCTGTCTCATCCCTGTACTGACAAAATGGAGAGGGCAGCCCAGGAATGAGATTAAATGCGTGAGTTTAGGGGTTGGCTGAAAGCAGTGAAGATGATTTTGTGGTTGCCTTCCCCCTGGAACCACAGCCTAAAATGGGGTCTGGTTTTGGCTTCCTCCTGCTGGACTGAAGTTTTTCAGCCTGCTCCAACCTTTCAGCTTCAGGTTTCCCATGCTATGAATCAAagagagaatattttcattatttgccAGCTGAAGGCTTAGCTGATGTTTGTGAAGTATTTTGTGATCCTAGTTATGAAGAGTTGTGAAATGCAAACAAGCATATATTAGTATTACTGAAGGGTTTAACAGCCTTAAGGATAATTCAACAAGAACGTCTTGTTTTGGTTTCAGCATTTTCGTGGAAGGAAGAACCGCTGCTATAGGCTGGCTGTACGAAGTGTTCGGAGAGCTTTTGTGAAGTCTACAAAGgccagaagagagaaaaagagattcCTAAGAGCGGTAAAGAGCAAAATGTTAGATGTAAACATTAAAATGAGAGAAGAGCAGAACTGAAATAGCCATTTTCCTTACTTGGGGGGGGTTCTCTCAAAATGTTTTACCAGTGGGTGAAACAGCTCACATTCTGAAGTTCATACATGTATATGTTGTACTGAGAAGACTGTAGGTCTGAAAATGTTATATTTGCTAAATGTGAGCAGACCAGCACGATAAAAGGTTTACTTCTAAAGTATTTTATCATCTAAGATGTTATTTTTTACACTTTCAGCTCTGGATCACTAGGATTGAAGCAGCGTCTCTTGAACATGGTTTGAAATACCCAGCTTTCATAAGCAATCTGCTTAAGGTAAGGATGGTCTTGAAGAATAATTACTTTGAAACAACAAATTGGAGAAAATGATAGAGGTCTTCTGAAGTGCCaggcaaattaatttcttaaaactCTGAAATCTTTAAACTACAAGTAGTCTGACAAAGCATATCAAAGGGTTGCTGGTTACTGCCTGCAAATGCAACTGCAAGGAATTgaagctgcagcctccactTGCGAATATTTGAAGAATAATGGTGGGGGCTTCCAGACTGGAGCCTGAGCAGGGAGTAGTGACGTAGAGCACAGTGGAGGGATTGAAAAGCTCCTCCTGTCAGACTGAACTGCCAACACTGTCCTGCTTCTTAGTTCTAGTGATGAAAGGCCTCCTGCTTCTGAAACGAGTTCTGTTCACTTCAGGAACTGAGTTCTGCCCTAAACCTGTTTCTCTTGCTTCTATGCATAATCCCCTTTTATCCTGGTGAACATTGTTGCCTTGTTCTGTCCCCAAAACTTTACTTCAAGAAAAAGGCTTGTAAAATGCTTTAACACTTCTTGCTGCTGTGGGAATTAAGTGACAGCTGCctttacttcagaaaatttaaaaatacaaagcttgGATTAGcaaaaacaacccaaagaaATCTCTACTCTTTTCACTACTAGCTTTGTGTTTCGGTGACAATGCAGAGAGTTGGTGCGTTGTCCCTTGTTCTTAAACATGTTGGGCaattggttttaatttattgaTACTGGAACTGTAAAGTTAAAACTTGTTCCTCTTGGCTGTGATTGTAATAAAAAGTAGTGTTTCTGCTTCTTAAAGTGAAACTACACATAAATTTATAGGTTATTACAAAATATTGTATCTATGTTTCATATAAATAGATGTTTCTAGGTTTTCTGACATGTTTCCTGCAAAGTAATACCATTGCTAAAATTTATACACTCATTCTCCTGGTCACTCTCCTGGTCACTCTTGTCatactgttttcccttttttttttttccctcaagatGCGTGTCGCTTTGATTCTTGTCTCAAAGCACAGTATTTTTGTAAGGTTATCTGTTAAAAGATCCAAAAGCAGCAAACTGTTTTATATAATACCTCCCTCTTAGAATGTGCAGTTAACCATGCAGTATCTAGTGTTAAGAGTATTTGATGCTGCAGTCTTTCTTTCTCTACTCCAGGACACATTTTAAGATACCGAGCAGCTTCTAGCACAACAAGTAAACTTGAATGTGTCTAAGAACTGCAACAAATGGATTTGTTTTTGCCATGGATTTTGCCATGGATTAACCTGTAACGTGGCTTTCCATGAAATAAGACATTCTACCATTCTTTGTTTCTACCAGACACGGAGAAAGTCAATAAACAAATTTTACACTGTGGCTTAATGAGACATCCCTGGCCAGGTAGTCATGTCTGACAGTTCTCTGACTTGTAGTTCCAAAACTgtacagcacaaaaaaaaggaaatttgccTTAAGACCTCAGGTAATCATTAAGCATTGCAGTGTTGTTCCTGAAAATTACAGTACTTAACCAACAAATTCTCTTGCATTTAGTCCCAGGTGGAGCTGAATAGGAAAATGATTGCAGATTTGGCTATTTATGAGCCAAAGACATTCAAGTCCCTAGCTGCCTTagcccagaggaggagagaagaaggcttcctcgctgccctggGAGACGGAAAAGAACCGGAGGGGATATTTTCACGTATTGTACGCCACTATTAAATTATTCAGAGTCTGCAGATACATGTTAGAAGCAGGAACTTGTATTGCAATGTCAGCTCGCTCACTGACTGCTGCCAAGATCGTAGCCGTGGAACAAAATCCACCAGGGATGGTTCCAGAAGGAAGAAGGGGTGGGTCCGGGTGCCATGCTTGCGCCTGGGTGACTTTTGCCCCTGTGTTGTTGTAATCGAAATGTGTTGAGTTAGCAACCACGGTTCGAAGTTAGCAGCACTAAGCCAGGCCTATAGAAGTTCCAGCATTAAGGACGTGTATAGCACGCGTACGCTTTTTGTTCTGTGAAGGACTTAATAAAGAGATTTTGTTTTTGGTAACTGCtagtagaaaaataatttaagtggTGATTTTGGGAGACTTTTGGGGAAAAACCGTCTACCGAGGGCCATGTCATCGCGGACCCTGGAGCTTTGGGGCCCGCTtggaggggtctgggggcagcTTGAGGGTGCTGGCGCGCGCCGGAACTCCCGCCCCCTCCGCCCTGTTCAAATTCCCAACGGGTGCGTCACGCCGCGGCCTTCAGTCTGTGGCGAGCGTTAGACGTCACAGCGGCCGAGCCAATCGTCGACCGTCGCTTCGCCGCGTCCCACCAATAGGAGACGACCGGAGGCGGTTGGGAGGGCGCGGCGGGGCTGAGGCGCCGCCCGGCGGGGAAGGAGAGCGCAGCTaggcgaggcggcggcggcaccaCAAAATGGCGGCGGGCTCGGGCAGCGCGGCGGCCGTGGTGGCGGTGGGAGGCGGCGGCCCAGCGGGGCCTCAGGCCGCCGGCGCTACGGCGGTGGGATCCGCCGCGGCGGGGAGTGGCGCGCCCGTGCCGGGCCCCGGGGCGGTGCTGATCGGCGACCGGCTGTACTCGGGGGTGCTGATCACGCTGGAGAACTGCCTCCTGCCCGAGCACACGCTGCGCTTCACCCCCTCCATGAGCAGCGGCCTCGACCCCGACACCGAGACCGAGCTGCGGGTCACCGGCTGCGAGCTCATCCAGGCGGCCGGCATCCTGCTCCGACTGCCGCAGGTGGGGCTGGGCCGCGCGGCCTGGTAGGCCGGGCGGGGGGCTTTGTTCCCTAGGCCTCGGCCGCGCCGTCGGCGGGCCGCCATCCGCCGTTACGGgtgtgggagggctggggagctgccgCTCTAGGCCGGGGTTTGGGGGGCGAGAGCCGCTGGGCCTCCCCGCCCAGGAGCCCGGGGCCTGCGGCCTCCCCGCCCGGCAGGCCGGTGGCAGGAAGCGGGTGATGTAACCGCCttcccccgccgcctcccggggcGGGGGCTCCCCGAGGCCTCCTGTGGGATCGGGCCCTGCGGAAAGAAGGACTTTCTCGGACTCCTTTGGTTGTAGTGGCCTCGGAAAGGTTTTGTTTCCTGGGGAACTCCAATCGCAAACAGTCTCGTTGCTGTCCGAGTGTAAAACTTTCTAGGCATCTTCCAGCTACCGAGCCTCAGCTGCTCAAATTGGGTTA
This genomic stretch from Phalacrocorax carbo chromosome 20, bPhaCar2.1, whole genome shotgun sequence harbors:
- the MRPL20 gene encoding large ribosomal subunit protein bL20m gives rise to the protein MVLLSAPCWLRSRLTDRFWRVQEVLKYARHFRGRKNRCYRLAVRSVRRAFVKSTKARREKKRFLRALWITRIEAASLEHGLKYPAFISNLLKSQVELNRKMIADLAIYEPKTFKSLAALAQRRREEGFLAALGDGKEPEGIFSRIVRHY